A region from the Arachis ipaensis cultivar K30076 chromosome B01, Araip1.1, whole genome shotgun sequence genome encodes:
- the LOC110270155 gene encoding serine/threonine-protein kinase ark1-like, which translates to KPHKTPPIHRRGSSPIPSKSFIGGASRPCTAVARSSITPLPQSLSFSFDADEFRHPLDAVFCRCSLKLVSVVAASISSSRGRWFRDRDDKLSVKELQPADSDQIYSQSKYVVALKIIFKEQLEKYRLHHQVGREMEIQSNLHHPNILRLYGWFHDAERVFLILEYAHNGELYKELRKRGHLTEMQAATVILPYCGNVYLHVRLMTASKVIAFTCCEI; encoded by the exons aaacccCACAAAACACCCCCAATCCATCGTCGGGGCTCCTCACCCATCCCCTCCAAATCCTTCATTGGCGGCGCCTCTCGCCCTTGCACCGCCGTTGCCCGAAGCTCCATCACACCCCTTCCCCAATCTCTCTCTTTCAGTTTTGACGCCGATGAATTTCGCCACCCTCTCGACGCCGTTTTCTGCCGCTGCTCGCTGAAGCTCGTCAGCGTCGTCGCCGCTTCTATCTCTTCTTCTCGTGGCCGTTGGTTCAG AGACAGAGATGACAAGCTTTCTGTGAAGGAACTCCAGCCCGCTGATTCTGATCAAATCTATTCTCAG agCAAATATGTAGTTGCATTGAAGATTATATTCAAGGAACAACTTGAGAAGTACAGACTTCACCATCAGGTAGGGAGGGAGATGGAAATACAGTCCAACCTTCACCACCCAAACATTCTACGACTATACGGCTGGTTTCATGATGCCGAGCgtgttttcttgattcttgaatatGCCCATAATGGTGAGCTCTACAAGGAGCTTAGAAAAAGAGGCCACCTCACTGAGATGCAAGCAGCCACGGTAATTCTTCCTTACTGTGGGAATGTGTATTTGCATGTGAGATTAATGACTGCAAGTAAAGTAATTGCATTTACATGCTGTGAAATATGa